From the genome of Alteromonas stellipolaris:
AGGTTTCAGCAAGTCCTCTTGAAGGCTTTTCGCCAGACATGAAAATCTTCAGTATCCCTTATATTTTCAAAAACAATGAGCATTTTTGGCGGGTGCTAAACAGTGAGCTTGGTAGCGACCTGTTGAATGGCGTTGAAGATTTTCGTTTAAAAGGCTTGGGATATTACGATGCAGGAAGCCGAAGCTTTTACTCCAACGATCGCCCTATCAAAACACCGAGCGATTTAAAAGGGATGAAAATTAGAGTACTCAACAGCCCTACCGCAGTGGCAACAGTAAGGGCTCTGGGCGGTGCAGCAACACCTGTATCTTGGGGGGAGCTTTATACTGCACTTCAACAAGGCGTAGTGGATGGCGCTGAGAATAATCCGCCTAGTTACCACCTTTCTAGGCATTACGAAATAGCCAGATATTATAGCTTGGACGAACACACGAGTGTTCCCGATGTAATGCTTTGTTCACTCCCCGTTTGGGAATCCTTAAACTCACAACAACAAGAATGGCTGACCAAAGCGATGCAAGACTCTGTTCAGTTTCAGCGCCAGCTTTGGACAACCTCAACAGCAGAGTCACTAGCACAAGTTGAAGCAGAAGGTGTAACCGTTATTCGTCCAAACAAACAACCATTCGTAGACGCGGTCAAACCTTTTCACGATAGTTTCACCGGCACCCATATTGGTGAGCTCATTACGCAAATAAAAGCGATGTAAGTTGATGATTATTAAAACGCTAGACAAGTTACTTGCTGGAACCTTGATTATTGCCATGACAAGTATATTACTCACCGTAATTTGGCAGGTAATATCGCGATACATTTTGCAAGATCCCGCGTCTGTGACAGAAGAACTCTCACGCTTCTTTCTCATGTGGATAGGCATACTAGGCGCAGCTTACGCGTATCGCCAGCATGCTCACCTTGGTTTTAATTTACTCGTAGAGCGTCAATCCCCTTTGGTAAAACGCGTTCTGTTAACCCTAGTTGAAGTATTCGTTATCACGTTTTGTGCTTTGGTCATGGTCTACGGTGGCACTGAACTAGTGATGTTAACTCTAGAACTCGATCAAATTTCTGCGGCGTTAGGCATAAAAATGGGGTTGATTTATCTAGTACTCCCCCTTTCAGGCGGACTTATTGTTATCTACAGCATAGTGAACATTTTTACACTATGGCATTCACCTGAGAAGGAGTTTAACGAATGGAATTAACCGGTATAGTACTTCTTGTGGGATTCTTTTTGCTTTTACTGCTCAATGTGCCCATCTCTATCAGTATAGGATTAGCCACTCTTATCGCAATGTTGATGAGTATGGATTTAGCGCCAGCAACCATTACTGTTGCCCAGCGAATGGCTGGAGGACTAAATAGTTTTGCCCTTTTGGCTATCCCTTTCTTCGTACTGTCAGGCCTAATTATGGGTCGAGGTGGGATTGCAAAGCGGTTAATCGAATGTGCTATGGCTCTTATTGGTGCCTTACCAGGAGGCTTGGCACTGGTCAATGTGGTGTCTTGTATGCTATTTGGTGCTATATCAGGCTCTGCGGTTGCTGCCACATCCGCTATTGGCAGCTTTATGCTACCTGAAATGAAAAAAGCAGGTTACGAACCAAATTTCAGCGCTGCAGTAACCGCCGCCGCGTCAACTACAGGGATGCTAATCCCTCCTAGCAATATCCTTATTGTTTATGCCATCGCCAGTGGCGGCGTGTCGATTGCCGCTTTATTCATGGCAGGATATGTACCGGGAATTATGGTGGGGCTAGCATTAATGATTGTGTGTTTTGGCTATGCCAAAGCCAAAGGCTATCCACTGTCTGCCCGACTTCCCTTATCAATAGTGTTACAAAAAATAGGCGCTGCCCTGCCCTCATTATTTCTCATTGTATTAGTCATCGGTGGGATTGTGGGCGGTATCTTTACTGCCACCGAGGCTGGCGCGATTGCCGTGGTTTATGCTCTGTTACTTGCAGTGGTGTTTTATCGCGAAGTAGAGGTTAAAGCACTTCCTAATATTTTGTTGAAATCCGCAGAAACCACAGCGATTGTTATGCTATTGATTGCAGCATCTACCGCAATGAGTTGGTTACTGTCGTATGAAAATATTCCGCAAATCTTAAGCAATGCATTGCTGGCAATTAGCGACAACCCCATTCTAATTTTACTATTAATCAATTTGTTACTTATTGTCGTGGGTGCCTTTTTAGATATGACGCCGGCCGTACTTATCTTTACGCCCATATTTTTACCCGTTGCCATTCAACTGGGTATGTCTGAGCTACAGTTCGGTATAATGCTGGTTTTAAACTTGTCTATTGGGTTGTGTTCTCCTCCAGTAGGCGCGGTGCTTTTTATTACCTGTGCGATTGCAAAAACAAAATTAGAGAATATTATCAAGCCGTTGCTCCCTCTCTACTTTGCCATGTTCGTTGTATTGATGTTAGTTACTTACGTTCCCTGGTTTAGTGAAGCCCTGCCTAGGGCGCTAGGCTTTTGAAATATGTCAACGAACTGGTGTCAAATGGAATGACTTTATTTTATGGTACTATTCATTCAATAATGTTCAGTAAATTCAATACTCAACCTGCGGAAACTTACCGATAATGAACAAACGCCCCACAATTAATGATGTAGCCCGCCTTGCTGGCGTATCGAAACGAACGGTATCTCGGGTCATTAATGGCGCATCTAATGTGGGCAAAGCAACGCGCGAGCGAATTGATGAAGTAATAAAAGAAACCGGCTTTTCACCTGACAAGCAAGCCCGAGGGCTTGCTGCCAGTAGGTCATTTCTTATCGGGCTTATTTACGATAACCCCGATGCTCTGTATATCGATCAGGTTCAGCGTGGCGTACTAAGCGTCTGCTCTGAAAAAGGTTATGAACTGGTTGTTCATCCTTGCAACTACAATACCGACGACTTTATTAGTAACTGTATTCAATTTGTCAGTCGATCTCGTATAGATGGCGTCATCATATTGCCACCGGTATCCGAAGCTAAAGAGTTAGCTGAAGCACTCAGAGAAAAACAGATTAATTACGTTCGTATGGCCTCGGTGGACTTAGATGATCACAGCAACATTGTTGTCTCAGATGATCGGGCTGCCCTTCGTGACTTAGCCCGATACATGGTGTCTCTAGGACACCGAGACATTGGTATCATTAGCGGTCCACAGCGTTATTACTCATCTAAAGAGCGACTTGAAGGTTTTTTAGAAACATTGAATGAGTTGCACGTTGAAGTTCCCGTAGACCGTATTATCGAAGGTAAGAACAGTTATGAAAGTGGTATTGAATGCGCCAGAACCCTGCTCATTCAGTCCCCCCGCGTTAAAGCTATTTTCGCTAACAACGATGAAATGGCCGCTGGTGTACTCAAGGTTGCACATGAAATGGGCATTACTGTTCCTGATGAATTGTCGGTAGCAGGCTTTGATGACAACTTGCTGGCAGCACGAGTAATTCCTGCATTAACTACAGTTCAGAGGCCTGTAGGCGATATGGCCGCACTTGCGGCTAGGAAAATAATCGCTCAAATCGAAGGCACTGAAGTGAGTGAAACAGAGACCTACTTAGTTAAACCCCACCTTATTATTCGTGATTCTATAAAAAGAGTGTAATTTTTAGCCGCCACCACTAATAAATGATTAGTTTTCCTTTACTAT
Proteins encoded in this window:
- a CDS encoding TRAP transporter substrate-binding protein → MSVFTLFACSQHESSGEITVLRLGHTLDTQHSVHKAMEFLGERLEYYSDGKMTVIIYPGSQLGTEREMIELLQIGSLAMTKVSASPLEGFSPDMKIFSIPYIFKNNEHFWRVLNSELGSDLLNGVEDFRLKGLGYYDAGSRSFYSNDRPIKTPSDLKGMKIRVLNSPTAVATVRALGGAATPVSWGELYTALQQGVVDGAENNPPSYHLSRHYEIARYYSLDEHTSVPDVMLCSLPVWESLNSQQQEWLTKAMQDSVQFQRQLWTTSTAESLAQVEAEGVTVIRPNKQPFVDAVKPFHDSFTGTHIGELITQIKAM
- a CDS encoding TRAP transporter small permease, whose amino-acid sequence is MIIKTLDKLLAGTLIIAMTSILLTVIWQVISRYILQDPASVTEELSRFFLMWIGILGAAYAYRQHAHLGFNLLVERQSPLVKRVLLTLVEVFVITFCALVMVYGGTELVMLTLELDQISAALGIKMGLIYLVLPLSGGLIVIYSIVNIFTLWHSPEKEFNEWN
- a CDS encoding TRAP transporter large permease, yielding MELTGIVLLVGFFLLLLLNVPISISIGLATLIAMLMSMDLAPATITVAQRMAGGLNSFALLAIPFFVLSGLIMGRGGIAKRLIECAMALIGALPGGLALVNVVSCMLFGAISGSAVAATSAIGSFMLPEMKKAGYEPNFSAAVTAAASTTGMLIPPSNILIVYAIASGGVSIAALFMAGYVPGIMVGLALMIVCFGYAKAKGYPLSARLPLSIVLQKIGAALPSLFLIVLVIGGIVGGIFTATEAGAIAVVYALLLAVVFYREVEVKALPNILLKSAETTAIVMLLIAASTAMSWLLSYENIPQILSNALLAISDNPILILLLINLLLIVVGAFLDMTPAVLIFTPIFLPVAIQLGMSELQFGIMLVLNLSIGLCSPPVGAVLFITCAIAKTKLENIIKPLLPLYFAMFVVLMLVTYVPWFSEALPRALGF
- a CDS encoding LacI family DNA-binding transcriptional regulator, with translation MNKRPTINDVARLAGVSKRTVSRVINGASNVGKATRERIDEVIKETGFSPDKQARGLAASRSFLIGLIYDNPDALYIDQVQRGVLSVCSEKGYELVVHPCNYNTDDFISNCIQFVSRSRIDGVIILPPVSEAKELAEALREKQINYVRMASVDLDDHSNIVVSDDRAALRDLARYMVSLGHRDIGIISGPQRYYSSKERLEGFLETLNELHVEVPVDRIIEGKNSYESGIECARTLLIQSPRVKAIFANNDEMAAGVLKVAHEMGITVPDELSVAGFDDNLLAARVIPALTTVQRPVGDMAALAARKIIAQIEGTEVSETETYLVKPHLIIRDSIKRV